In Gymnogyps californianus isolate 813 chromosome 1, ASM1813914v2, whole genome shotgun sequence, the following are encoded in one genomic region:
- the USF3 gene encoding basic helix-loop-helix domain-containing protein USF3, whose protein sequence is MPEMTENETPTKKQHRKKNRETHNAVERHRKKKINAGINRIGELIPCSPALKQSKNMILDQAFKYITEMKRQNDELLLNGGNNEQAEEIKKLRKQLDELQKENGRYIELLKANDICLYDDPTIHWKGNLKNAKVSVVIPSDQVQKNIIVYSNGSQPNGNNQGASVQGITFNVGHNLQKQTANVVPVQRTCNLVTPVTISGIYPTENKPWSQTTVSPLASAQTAPAGNVLELSTPENERGVLTAATASSQSASQSGTEQELQCSSNNAPQNDQNLPKSKNDEEGTKLTKKTLLQGISLPSSASTEASQVQQVNATCSNTHNSRSDLQESCVISTTDTACVPSVRLSTAESFSSVNVLKSTDLVSSAGMPVSSAAEGAKAATAISTLPASPLENCWSFSGSSGVGTSDLKNMSSLTRMPSAGNTQTTWTTLQLAGNTVQPLSQTPSGIMTALLNEPVNGAGTVSSAHSRPLTTSISLNTSLPGDGQAAEQIVVTLPSCPPLPMQPLISQPQVKTQAAGNILPLNSAMQVIQMAQPVASAVTGAPANQNVIILQPPNPAPCPPIVRAEVPSQNVSQQIVIIQAANQNPLPLLSAQPSASVRVPMNGPTAITNSSSSIQNASLPQTFGGKHLVHILPRPSSLPSSGTTQTFSVTMSNQQHPQTISLNGQLFALQPVMSSSGASNQAPMQIIQPTTSEDPNTNVALNTFGALANLNQSISQMAGQSCLHLSLSHPTNPTTVSNQIATVNCVSLPASVASSVPVEVSVLTSASNSINASPKKAAAGLPSNAKSKRTNKKPSTKKHQAVNSKVSCPAVPCKDAGKVDCAPMETVAKHSNGEGLLENAPAVSQALTTSQASGVAASSSVSVSDCRSKETASSQQAAKTCSVPEPSSAEAPASSPLASVVSEQLALVPLTAKDAAPRQQAHGSQNCPPASSALSEPPKPCEPPSTLTSSRTEAHVTHSQVAGTSAAQNSTAGHTSKAGTISESCNIVQVSSMVMQDADLLEGQGLTKMLSDLTKERTAVEKTPSFTVQGEHSNFPMENSKSAESNVDLPEKQELLLMNTEGDTLSQHHSCISDQEVVSASLIASRQADSPMSTSSGSSRGFSVASMLPDTTREDVTSSTSTSTCNSCTFSEQTDIVALAARAIFDQENLEKGGGGIQVNMRDAISKSTEVAPLEREQQPFKPQALKENNAGPLEAAPNKFSAQDTVQTNVDRQVEKPSCSVGGVETSNTSLQISASQSPSITSLSVNNLIHQSRIVHPLVSCSSLSQSSEPASAPAAVSLSLPSSTYVNQSPGPAMMSEYAQEQLNAIRVSTMQAPQLQESHLKQQNHEGRKDSAKRAVQDDLLLSTAKRQKQCQTTPIRLEGMALMNRTPEGIADQTQMLVSQIPPNSSNSVASVSNQGHADGLNRLFPSNSNFVTPALRQTEVQCSSQPSISEQQGQAGQHLQPIQHVPTQGISHLHSNHPYLKQQQAGQLRERHHLYQLQHHVAHGENSVHSQPHSVHQQRTIQQEVQMQKKRNLIQGTQATQLSLQQKHHGSDQTRQKGGQPHPHHQQMQQQMQQHFGASQPEKNCENPAASRNHHNHPQGHINQDIMHQQQQDVSSRQQGSASEHVSGHNQMQRLMTSRGLEQQMVSQASIVSRPSDMTCTPHRQERNRVSSYSAEALIGKTPSNSEQRIGISLQGPRVSDQLEMRSYLDVSRNKGLVIHNMQGRLSVDHTVSSDVQRLSDCQTFKPAGPNQQPTGNFDVQASRNSEIGNSVSSLRGMQSQAFRIGQNTGPSIERQKRLPYQPVQGIPTGNTLPSRENENTCHQSFMQSLLAPHLGDQVSGSQRSIPEHQRNTQCGASSTIEYNCPPARESVHIRRDGDGQSRESCDMSIGAINTRNSSLNIPFSSSSSSGDIQGRNTSPNISVQKSNPMRMTDSHGTKSHMNTPVSSNMHGVVRPTHPHPVVSHGNGEQGQPSVRQPNSSVTQRSRHPLQDNGGSKIRQPERNRSGNQRHGNVFDPSLPHLPLSTSGSMILGRQQSAIEKRGSIVRFMSDGPQVSNDNTAPDQHTLSQNFGFPFIPEGGMNPPINANASFIPPVTQPSATRTPALIPVDPQNTLPSFYPPYSPAHPTLSNDISIPYFPNQMFPNPSTEKPSSGSLNNRFGSILSPPRPVGFAQPSFPLLPDMPPMHMTNTSHLSNFNLTSLFPEIATALPPDGSAMSPLLSIANTSASDSSKQSSNRPAHNISHILGHDCSSAV, encoded by the exons ATGCCAGAGATGACAGAGAATGAGACACCTACTAAGAAGCAACATCG aaagaaaaaccgGGAGACACATAATGCAG TGGAGAGACATCGAAAGAAGAAGATTAATGCTGGGATAAACAGAATTGGAGAACTCATTCCCTGCTCTCCAGCACTTAAGCAG agcaAGAACATGATCCTGGATCAGGCCTTTAAGTAtataacagaaatgaaaagacagaatGATGAACTTCTGTTAAATGGAGGGAACAATGAACAGG CTGAAGAGATAAAAAAACTCCGGAAACAGCTGGATgaactgcaaaaggaaaacgGGAGATACATCGAACTACTGAAAGCAAACGATATTTGCCTGTATGATGACCCTACAATCCACTGGAAGGGAAATCTCAAAAATGCGAAGGTCTCGGTTGTTATTCCCAGTGATCAGGTTCAAAAGAACATCATTGTCTATTCAAATGGGAGTCAACCCAATGGAAATAACCAGGGAGCATCTGTCCAGGGAATAACGTTTAATGTTGGTCATaatttacaaaagcaaacagccaATGTTGTGCCAGTCCAGAGAACTTGCAACCTAGTGACTCCTGTGACGATTTCTGGTATTTACCCCACAGAAAACAAGCCATGGTCTCAAACTACAGTTTCTCCACTGGCATCTGCTCAGACAGCTCCAGCAGGGAACGTTCTTGAGCTTTCCACCCCGGAGAATGAGCGAGGTGTGCTCACCGCTGCTACTGCCAGCTCGCAGAGCGCATCTCAATCTGGAACAGAACAGGAACTACAGTGTTCTTCAAATAACGCACCACAGAATGATCAAAATCTCCccaaaagtaaaaatgatgAGGAGGGCACTaaattaacaaagaaaacactCCTGCAGGGAATCAGCCTTCCTTCCAGTGCCTCCACGGAAGCCTCCCAAGTTCAACAGGTGAATGCAACTTGCTCAAATACACACAATTCTAGGAGTGACCTTCAGGAAAGCTGTGTCATTTCAACCACAGACACAGCTTGTGTGCCATCTGTGAGACTGTCTACTGCAGAgagtttttcctctgtaaatgtCCTCAAAAGTACAGACTTGGTAAGCAGTGCTGGAATGCCTGtgtcttctgcagcagaaggagCTAAGGCTGCGACGGCAATAAGCACTCTGCCTGCCAGTCCGCTAGAGAACTGCTGGTCTTTTTCAGGCTCTTCAGGTGTTGGCACTTCAGACTTGAAAAACATGAGTAGCCTTACACGGATGCCTTCAGCTGGAAACACACAGACCACGTGGACAACTTTGCAGCTAGCGGGAAATACTGTTCAGCCACTAAGCCAAACGCCATCCGGTATAATGACTGCACTATTAAACGAGCCAGTTAATGGTGCTGGTACTGTATCTTCTGCTCACAGCAGGCCTTTGACTACAAGTATCAGTTTGAATACTTCTCTGCCCGGGGATGGCCAGGCAGCTGAACAGATTGTAGTTACCTTGCCCTCGTGCCCACCCTTACCTATGCAGCCATTAATCAGCCAGCCACAGGTTAAAACTCAGGCTGCAGGAAATATCCTTCCATTAAATTCAGCTATGCAGGTGATTCAGATGGCTCAGCCAGTCGCATCAGCTGTTACAGGAGCACCAGCTAACCAGAATGTCATCATTCTCCAGCCTCCAAACCCCGCTCCATGCCCTCCGATTGTGAGAGCAGAAGTTCCCAGCCAAAATGTTAGCCAGCAAATTGTAATTATACAAGCTGCTAATCAGaatcctcttcccctcctctccgcTCAGCCTTCTGCTTCTGTACGAGTCCCCATGAATGGGCCGACTGCAATCACGAACTCTAGCAGCTCCATACAAAATGCCTCTCTTCCACAGACTTTCGGAGGGAAACACCTTGTCCATATATTACCAAGACCATCTTCTTTGCCATCTTCTGGCACTACGCAAACATTTTCAGTTACAATGTCCAATCAACAGCATCCTCAAACTATCTCATTAAACGGGCAGCTTTTTGCATTGCAGCCTGTGATGTCTTCATCTGGAGCTTCAAATCAAGCCCCTATGCAAATTATTCAACCCACCACCAGCGAAGATCCAAATACCAATGTTGCCCTCAATACATTTGGTGCTTTAGCTAACCTCAATCAAAGCATATCGCAAATGGCTGGACAGAGCTGCTTACACTTGTCTCTCAGCCACCCTACCAATCCCACAACTGTCAGTAACCAGATTGCCACAGTTAACTGTGTGTCATTACCAGCTTCTGTGGCATCTTCAGTACCTGTGGAGGTTTCAGTATTAACTAGTGCATCTAATTCAATAAATGCTTCCCCCAAAAAAGCGGCTGCTGGCTTGCCATCCAATGCAAAATCaaaaaggacaaacaaaaagccaagtACAAAGAAACACCAAGCAGTCAACAGTAAAGTGTCCTGCCCAGCGGTTCCTTGCAAAGACGCAGGGAAGGTGGACTGTGCTCCCATGGAAACGGTGGCAAAGCATTCAAATGGCGAGGGGCTGCTTGAAAACGCTCCAGCAGTATCGCAAGCTTTAACGACGTCACAGGCGAGCGGTGTGGCAGCATCGAGCAGCGTCAGTGTTTCTGACTGTCGTTCCAAAGAGACTGCGAGCTCTCAACAGGCAGCCAAAACCTGCTCTGTCCCCGAGCCGAGCTCGGCAGAGGCGCCCGCTTCCTCGCCGCTGGCGTCCGTGGTGTCAGAGCAGCTGGCGCTCGTCCCGCTGACTGCCAAAGATGCTGCTCCTCGCCAGCAGGCCCATGGGTCTCAGAACTGTCcaccagccagctctgccttgTCAGAGCCTCCCAAACCCTGTGAACCCCCCAGCACCTTAACGTCCTCTCGTACCGAAGCACATGTAACGCATTCTCAGGTTGCTGGGACGTCAGCAGCACAGAACAGCACAGCAGGTCATACTTCCAAGGCAGGAACGATTTCGGAGTCCTGCAACATTGTGCAGGTTTCCTCAATGGTAATGCAAGATGCGGACTTGTTAGAAGGACAGGGTCTAACCAAAATGCTGTCTGATCTCACGAAAGAAAgaacagctgtggaaaaaacccCTTCATTTACCGTTCAGGGGGAGCATTCTAATTTTCCCATGGAAAACTCTAAATCAGCAGAATCGAATGTTGATTTGCCTGAGAAGCAGGAACTCTTGCTAATGAACACGGAAGGTGATACTCTCTCCCAGCATCACTCCTGCATTTCTGATCAGGAAGTAGTCAGTGCTTCCCTTATCGCTAGCAGGCAGGCAGACTCCCCGATGTCAACTAGCTCTGGCAGCAGTCGAGGCTTCTCAGTTGCATCTATGTTGCCAGATACCACCAGAGAAGACGTTACTAGCAGCACCTCAACCAGTACATGTAACAGCTGCACATTTTCAGAACAGACTGACATTGTAGCTCTTGCAGCAAGAGCTATTTTTGACCAGGAAAACCTTGAGAAAGGTGGAGGAGGAATACAGGTTAACATGAGGGATGCCATCTCTAAGTCAACTGAGGTTGCACCTTTGGAGAGAGAGCAACAGCCTTTTAAACCTCaggcactgaaagaaaacaatgcaggGCCATTGGAAGCAGCACCAAACAAATTCAGTGCTCAAGATACAGTGCAGACAAATGTCGATAGACAGGTTGAAAAGCCAAGCTGCTCCGTAGGAGGTGTGGAAACATCAAACACTTCTTTGCAGATTTCCGCTTCCCAGTCACCAAGCATAACCAGTTTAAGCGTGAATAATCTAATACACCAGAGTCGCATTGTCCATCCCCTTGTGAGTTGCTCGAGTTTATCCCAGTCTTCAGAGCCAGCAAGTGCCCCTGCAGCTGTAAGCCTCTCCCTTCCATCTAGCACATACGTCAATCAGTCTCCAGGACCCGCTATGATGAGTGAATATGCTCAGGAACAACTGAATGCTATTAGGGTAAGCACCATGcaggctccccagctgcaggagtCACACTTAAAGCAGCAAAATCACGAAGGTCGCAAAGACTCTGCCAAGCGGGCTGTTCAAGATGACCTTCTGCTTTCTACGGCAAAGAGGCAAAAGCAGTGCCAGACAACGCCCATAAGGCTTGAAGGGATGGCGTTGATGAACCGAACACCAGAGGGTATTGCTGATCAAACACAGATGCTAGTCAGTCAGATTCCTCCTAATTCATCCAATTCAGTGGCATCAGTGAGCAATCAAGGGCATGCCGATGGCCTTAATAGGTTATTCCCATCCAACAGCAACTTTGTAACACCAGCTTTGAGACAAACTGAAGTTCAGTGCAGTTCTCAGCCATCAATTTCAGAGCAGCAaggccaggcagggcagcactTGCAGCCAATTCAACATGTTCCTACTCAAGGCATATCTCACCTTCACAGCAATCATCCATACTTAAAGCAACAGCAGGCTGGTCAGTTAAGAGAAAGGCACCACTTGTATCAGCTGCAGCACCATGTCGCTCACGGGGAAAACTCAGTCCACTCTCAACCCCACAGTGTCCACCAGCAGCGAACAATACAGCAGGAGGTGCAGATGCAAAAGAAACGAAATCTCATCCAGGGAACACAAGCCACACAACTTTCTCTACAGCAAAAACACCACGGAAGTGATCAAACACGGCAAAAAGGTGGTCAGCCTCATCCTCACCACcagcaaatgcagcagcagatgcagcaGCACTTTGGAGCTTCCCAGCCTGAAAAGAACTGTGAAAAtcctgcagcaagcagaaacCATCATAACCACCCTCAGGGCCATATAAATCAGGACATCATGCATCAACAGCAACAAGATGTTAGCAGCAGACAGCAAGGTTCAGCTTCTGAACATGTGTCAGGGCACAATCAGATGCAAAGACTTATGACCTCAAGGGGCTTAGAGCAGCAAATGGTGTCCCAGGCAAGTATCGTAAGCAGACCATCAGATATGACGTGTACCCCTCATAGGCAGGAAAGAAATCGAGTTTCCAGCTACTCTGCTGAGGCGCTCATTGGGAAGACGCCCTCTAATTCGGAACAGAGAATAGGAATATCTCTTCAAGGCCCTAGGGTTTCTGACCAGCTTGAAATGAGAAGCTATCTTGATGTTTCTAGAAATAAAGGGTTGGTGATTCATAATATGCAGGGCCGCTTGTCTGTCGACCATACAGTTAGCTCAGATGTGCAGCGGCTTTCTGATTGTCAAACATTTAAGCCAGCTGGACCCAATCAACAACCGACGGGCAATTTCGATGTACAGGCTTCAAGAAACAGTGAAATTGGTAATTCTGTATCATCTCTCAGGGGCATGCAGTCGCAAGCATTTCGAATCGGTCAGAATACTGGGCCATCCATAGAGAGACAGAAGAGACTGCCCTACCAGCCAGTACAGGGTATTCCAACAGGAAACACCCTGCCATcaagggaaaatgaaaacacGTGCCACCAAAGTTTTATGCAGAGTTTACTTGCCCCTCACCTTGGAGATCAAGTTAGTGGAAGCCAAAGATCAATCCCAGAACATCAAAGGAACACGCAGTGCGGCGCCTCCTCCACAATTGAGTACAACTGTCCCCCAGCACGGGAGAGCGTCCACATCCGAAGAGATGGTGATGGCCAGAGTAGGGAGAGCTGTGACATGTCTATTGGTGCAATTAACACAAGGAACAGTTCTTTGAATATTCCTTTTTCGAGTTCTTCTTCCTCGGGAGATATTCAGGGTCGCAACACAAGCCCAAACATCTCTGTGCAGAAGTCCAATCCCATGAGGATGACGGACAGTCATGGAACCAAGAGCCACATGAATACGCCTGTTTCTAGCAACATGCATGGAGTTGTGAGGCCAACTCACCCTCACCCTGTAGTTTCTCACGGAAATGGCGAGCAAGGGCAACCTTCTGTTCGTCAGCCAAATTCTTCAGTTACTCAGCGGTCGAGGCATCCTCTGCAAGATAATGGAGGTTCTAAAATACGTCAGCCCGAAAGGAATCGATCCGGAAATCAAAGACATGGAAACGTCTTTGACCCTAGTCTTCCCCATCTTCCCCTGTCCACCAGCGGCAGTATGATCCTTGGGCGCCAGCAGTCTGCGATAGAAAAAAGAGGAAGCATTGTCCGATTTATGTCTGATGGCCCTCAAGTGTCTAACGATAACACGGCCCCTGACCAACATACTCTCTCTCAGAATTTTGGATTCCCTTTTATTCCGGAGGGTGGCATGAATCCACCGATAAATGCCAACGCCTCTTTCATCCCACCAGTCACTCAGCCTAGTGCCACTCGAACACCAGCTCTCATCCCGGTCGATCCTCAGAATACGCTGCCATCCTTCTATCCACCTTACTCGCCTGCCCATCCTACGCTTTCCAACGACATTTCTATCCCTTACTTTCCCAATCAAATGTTTCCTAACCCAAGCACGGAGAAGCCGAGTAGTGGAAGTTTAAACAATCGATTTGGATCCATTTTGTCTCCTCCCAGGCCCGTTGGTTTTGCTCAGCcaagttttcctttgcttccggATATGCCGCCAATGCACATGACCAACACGTCGCACTTATCCAATTTTAACTTAACGTCATTGTTTCCAGAAATAGCCACAGCTCTTCCTCCAGATGGTTCAGCAATGTCGCCTTTGCTTTCCATTGCAAACACATCTGCTTCAGATTCTTCCAAGCAGTCCTCAAACCGACCTGCCCACAATATAAGCCATATTCTAGGTCACGACTGCAGCTCAGCTGTATGA